The Anaerohalosphaeraceae bacterium nucleotide sequence GACAGCCCAGCAGGCCGTGGTCGCAGCTTTTGGGGTCTGCGTAGGTGCGGTATCGGCGGAACTGCTCAAACCGCCCGACATCGTGCAGCAGGGCCGCCGCCTCCGCCAGCCGGCTGTCGCCTTCGCCGACCTTCAGGCCGTGCAGGATATAGCGCATCTCCTGACAAACGCGGGCGGTGTGCTCCTCTTTGAGCCGGATGTGCTTGTCCAGATACGCATCCTGCCCGCCGGTATAGAATCCGCCGACATACTCGGCAAACCATTTTTTCAGTCTGTTCAGCTGTCCGCTGTCCACAAGTCGTCCGCCTTTCCCGCAAAGGCAGGGATTGTATCACGGTGCAGGCCGGTTTTCTACTCCCAAACCGGCGGTTTCGAAGCCCGTCAGGAAACGGCTCGTGCAGCCGGACTTTGCTGGCCCGCAAAGTCGCGAACCTTTCGGGCGGCGGTTTTGGGCTGGCTGATGTTGCACGGCCCGGCTACGCAGCCGCCGGAACAGCTCATCACTTCGACGAAATTGGCCCCTCCGGTGCCGCGGGCCGGCAGAAGGGACAGCAGTTTGAGCGACTTTTTGTCCAGCCCGTCTATCAGCATCGGACGGACGGCGTCCGGCTCCGGGCTGACGGCGCGAAGGGTTTCGGCCACGCCGCCGCTGACGGCAAAGGCGCGGGCCTGGGGCAGCGGGCTTTCGGTCCATTCCGCGGGCGGACAATCAGCCAGTTCGATGCCCGCCGCCACGAGCATGGCCCCCAGCTCATCGGTAGTCAGGACATAATCAATGTACGGGTTGTCCGCAGCCTCGCGGCGTTTGGCAATGCACGGACCGATGAAAACCGTCAGCATATCCGGCTGCTGCTGTTTGACCTGCCGGGCCGTAAAATGCATCGGCGAGGGTGTCTGGGAGACAAACGGAGCCAGCGCGGGGATATGTTTGCGGACGGCCTGCACATACGCCGGACAGCAGCTGCTGGTCAGAAAGGCCTGTCCGGCGCCTATCTTTTCCTGCAGCTCGCGGCTTTCGTGTCGGGCGGTCATCTCCGCTCCGGCGGCTACCTCCACCACCCGGGTAAAGCCCATTTTCAATAGAGCGCTGACCAATTTGGAAAACTCCTGAGGAAACTGGCCGGCTACGGCCGGAGCCAGCAGCGCGGCGATGGGCTTCTGCTCGCGCAGCCGGCGGATGACCTCTACCATCTGGGAGCGCTCCGCAATTGCGGCAAACGGGCAGGCCTGCAGGCACTTGCCGCAGTCGATGCATTTGTCCTCGTCAATCTGTTCGTGCCCGTCCGGGCCCTTGCATATCGCCCCGACCGGGCAGGCCTCTTCACAGGGAATCGGCACATAGACGATGGCGTGGTAGGGGCACTGCTGGAGGCACAGGCCGCAGTTGACGCACCGTTCTTCATCGATTCGGGCCCGGCCGCTGATGATTTGCACCGCCTGTTTGGGGCAGTTGGTCACACAGGGGCGGGCAACGCAGCCGCGGCAGACATTGGTGACATAGTGGCGGCCTTTCAGACAGGCGCTGCAGGCCTCGTTAATGACGGTCAGAATCGCACCGCCTCGGGGCCGGGATTCTTCGGCCCGCCGAACATACTCGGACAGCGGCGTGCATTCGTCCGTTTCGTCCTGCGTGCTGTATCCGAGCACGGCCATCAGCCGGTATCGGGTAATCGCACGGGATTTGTAAATGCAGCAGCGCGTCGGCGTCGAACCTTTCGGGAACAGTTTGACCGGCAGGGCATCAATTTCCTCCGCCAGGCGGCCCCGAAAGGCCAGCGCCGCTGTTTCAATCAGAAGACGCCGTTTGTTTCGCTGAACATTGTTATCGCCGTTCATATCTGCTCCATGGAATTGCGGGCAGTCTGTTGTTTGAGAGTTTCGATAATTTTTTCCGCCGTGGCCTCGGCAATGACTGTTGAGCCGATCTGCACAAAGGGGGCGCGGCCGTACTGGCCGTCTTTGCACAGCCCCAGGCAGGAGGAGCCGACAATCTCTACCGGCCTTGAGCAGGCCGACTCAATCTGCTCCTGAATGGACAGCAGATAGCCGGACCCCATCACATAGCAGGTCGTTCCCGTACAGATGGTAATCGTAAGCGGTTTCATGCCCCTGTTCCTTTCCATATTCAAATAAATTCAATCGAGGCCTGTTTCATATATTTTTCATTGAGCAGCCAGACAATCCGCCGGATGAGGTTGCGCCGGATATCCAGCTCAACCGGCAGATTCGGGTCCTGATGGGCCTCGTTGATTTTGGTTCCCACGACAAATTCAATTTGGTCGCTCTCGAGCAGAATATTCATCAGCCGCACGGCGGCGTTCGGCCGGCTCGTGTCGGGCTCCTGATTTTGTTCGAGCAGCTGAGCGGTTCTGGACATCGTCAGGGTGCCTTCCGTGACCAGGTCCACACCTTCGAGCGTTGAGACGGGCGGAATCTCCGGGTCCAGGAAGCTCAAGTCCACCTGGACGGTTCGGCCCAGCTCGCGGGCGATAAGGTTGGCGGTTGTGCCGCCGCAGATGACCTTGCGTCCGTCAAATTCGGCGACTCGGGCCGCCAGCAGAGGGTCTTTTCGGGCGTCAATCGGCGGTCCGGTGACAACCAGGAGTCTTCGGGGCCGGCGGAAATAAATCACCGCACAGCTGATATCGTCCTGGGCCTGGAACTGGTCCTGGCGGAGGGCTTCCGTCACGGCCGCGCGGCAAAGCTGTCGGGCGGAAATATCCGGCGTACGGCGAATCTGTTCCCGGAGAAAATCGACGGCCCTTTCCTGCGTCCAGCCCAGCGGCGTGCGGGGCCGTCCCATCCCCGCCTGCGACAGCCCGTCGGAAAACAGCACCAGACGCATTTCCTGCCGGACCTGAAAGGCGCTGTAGAAAAGCGGACGGCGTCCGAGATGGGCCGTTTCAATTTCCATCGGTTTTTTCTCCAGCGGCAGGACGGTCGGTCCCTCCAGCAGAACCGCCGGCGGATTGTCGTATTCCATCATCCGGATGTGCCCGTCCGGGCGAATGTCGGCGATGGTGAACGTCGAGTAGCCGATTTTTCGTTCGCTGCAGACCGGCAGCGTGGACATAATCACACCGGCGGCCTTGCAGATGTCCATATCCGAGCGGACATACTTGAGGGCCATCGTGGCCGTCAGGGTTGCCAGGACATTGGCCTTGATACCGCTGCCCAGCCCGTCGGCCAGCACACAGACAATACGGCCCTCGTCCGGGTCCCGCTGGGACAGAAAGACATCGCCCGGGGCCCCCTGGCCGTGTTTGTTCTGCCGTGCACAGTCCACTTCGATAAAAAAGCGGTTGTTCATGGTTCATCCGAAGGCCGCGGTTTGGCATCCGCGGCAGGCTGAAACATCTCCACAATCGAATTCAGAATCACTTCCGACTCGGCGGCGTTTTCTCCCAGCAGATAAGCAATTTTCTGGACGGTTTCGAGGTTGCGGGAAATCACTTCGCGCGCCTTGTTGATAATCTGTTCCTTCCGGACGGTCGGCAGCGTCACATCCTGAATGATGCCGCCGATGCGCCGGTGTTTTTCAATCGTAAACAGGGTGACGTGATAGATGGTTTTTCCGACCTTGACCTCTTTTTCGAGCGTGGCGGCGCCGCTCTGAAGCACCTGCGCAAACAGGTCGGCGAACGGAACGATTTTGTGCAGGGCGGCGCCGGTCAGATGCGGCCGTGCTTCATAAGCGCGGACGGCCTCCGGGCCCATCAGTTCGGAAAAACGCCGGTTGCTTTCGAGAATCTGCAGGTGCTCATCAACAATGACAACCCCGGAGGGCATGGCCCGCAGCAGGGCATCGGCCTGTTTCTGCGCCAGCTGCCGCATATAGCCCATGCACATCGTTTCCTCGGCGCGTCCGTCCAGCAGGGCCCTGGCAAACTGTCGGCAGCTGTCATAGCCGCACCCGCCGCAGTTCAGTTCATCCTCCGGCCCGAATTTGCCGACGCGCTTGAGGGCTTCCTGAATCTGTTCAGGGGAATAGCAGCTCTGCCGAACCGGTTCGAGCCGCCAGCGGTGCTCGATGGCCAGACCGGCGGGCGGTTCGGGCAGGTCCCGGCGGTTTTCAAACGTATTGATAATCCGGGTTCGTTTGACGACGGTCCGGCCCGGATTGCTGATTTGCGGGCCGTTGATGCAGCCGCCCTCACAGGCCAGCAGTTCCAGAAAGAGCGGTTCTTCTCCGCCGAGTTCCTGAAGGTCTTCGAGGGCCCTTTGGATGGCGGACATCCCGCTGAAGGCCATCAGATGCCTGCTGGTCACCGGGCTGTTGGAGCGGATGCCGGCCAGCATCCCGCCGTCTATCGGATACAGCGAACCGTCCCGGGCCAGGCGGGGAACAAACCCATCCTCGGCCTGGGGCTCTGCGGCTGCCGGGTCAATGCCCTCTTCCTGAAGCCACTGGCGAAGTTCGCTGAAGGTTAGGGCCACATCCAGCAGGTCGGGGTTGCGGTCGGATTCGATTTTTTTGGCAATGCAGGGGCTGAAGAAAACAATGCCGATATCCGGCCCGTATTCGCCCCGGAGCAGCTTGCAGTGGGCCAGCACAGGGCTGAGCATCCGGCAGACAGCGGGGCTGTATTGCGGATAATACCGATGAATCAGCTCGACGACTACCGGACAGGCGGAGGAAATGGCCAGACCCCCTTCGGTCTCCATCATCCGTGCGGCGGCGGCACTGACCTCTTCGGCCCCGAGAGCCGTTTCACTGACGGCGGCAAATCCGAGGGCCTTCAGGGCCGCAGCCAGCTGGGCCGGCTGAAGCTGCGGAAATTCGGCGGCAAAACTGGGGGCAATCGATGCAATCACCTGTTTTTTCAGACGCAGGAGCAGTTTGGCCCGCTCCAGGTCGCTGCGAACGCGTTTGGCGCTCATCGGGCAGGTCTGCACGCAGGAGCCGCACAGCACGCACATCTCCGGCATCACACTCGCATGGCCGTTGCGGATGTCAATGGCCTTGACCGGACACTGCCGCAGGCATTTGTAGCAGTCCTGGCATCGGGTTGTTTCCGTATAAATGGGATGAAGCGGATTCATTCGAATCTCCTTGCTTTACTGCGGCCGAGCGGCAAGGTGATGCCGAATCAAATCAATCACAACTCCGGGCTCAGTCGTTTGGTAAAAGGTGCCGTTAATGGTTATATTGGGTCCGTTTTGGCATTTTCCCTGACAGAGCACACCTCTTAAATGGACCTGGTTTTCCAAACCGTTTTCTTTCAAGTAGTTCTGGATAAAAGACAGGGTTTTCCCGTTGCCGCGGCTAAAGCAGCTGCTGCCCATACAAAAGACCACCTCAACAGGTTTTCTTATGTCTCTTTCATCCATCATGGCTAATACGTCTTTTCGTCAAAAAAGTGTTATTTGTTTCACAATATTATACTAAAATAGAAAAATTATTGCAATAGTCAATTTATTTTATGTGATATTTATCACATATAAGGGGACCGGCGATAAAAATATATAGAGTATGTCTTATATTTCCCACTCTCTTTCTGATTGACAAAAAACAGAGGTGTGTGCTATGAAATCTCATCGAAGACATCTTCTCGCCTGAAAATCCTTTTCGGAAGGGAAAAATCATGAAAAAAACCGTCATTTTGTTAGGAGCATCATTTCTTTTTGTTCTTTCCTGCAGCCGAACTTCTCAGAGAACCCCAACGGCCGACGGCCTTTCTCCGGCGTGTCTGCGCTGCGAGAGCCGCATCGACCCGCTCGGCATTGATGTGCTTCAGCCGCGGCTTTCGTGGACCCTGCTTTCTGAGCAGCGCGGACAGGTTCAGACTGCCTATCAGATTCAGGCCGCTTCCAAACCGCACCTGCTGAAAGACGGACGGGCGGACCTGTGGGACACCGGCCGGGTCGAGAGCTCTCAAACGTTCGGAATCGTCTATGCAGGCAGGAAACTCGAAAGCGGAATGGACTGCTGGTGGCGCGTTCGGGTGTGGGATAAAGACGGACGCGTTTCGGACTGGAGCCGACCGGCCCGCTGGACGATGGGCCTGTTGGAACCGACGGACTGGTCGGCCCAGTGGATTGGTCTGGATGTGCAGACGGAGCCGCAGCCGGCGCCGGCGGTGATTCAGAAGGCCCGCTGGATTTGGTCGGATGCCGGGGCTGCCGGCGGGACGGAGCCCGGACGGTGTTTTCTGCGCAAGACGTTTGACCTGCCTGCCGGATGGGCGGTCAAGTCTGCGACAGCCTGGATTACGGCGGATGATTCGTTCCAGGCCTTTCTGAACGGTCACATTCTCCGCTCGTTCGGAGATCACCGCACGGTTTACGAAATTACGATTCGGGATTATCTGCAGACGGGTCGGAATGTCTTGGCCGTCTCGGCGTCCAACGGCGGGCAGGAGCGCAATCCGGCCGGTTTTCTTGCGGCGGTCCGCATTGAAACCGTGGATGGGCAGGTGCTGGAGTTTGTCAGCGATGACAGCTGGAAGGTTACCAAAGAAAATGTCGAGAACTGGCAAAAGCCGCTGACGGATGATTCCGGCTGGTCGGCGGCGGCCGTCGTCGGAACGTTCGGCGATGCTCCGTGGCAGGAGACCCGCGTGCAGGTGCGCACGCTTCCGCCGGCCCGGTATCTGCGCCGACCGTTTTCTGTAGAGTCCAAACCGGTGGAGAAGGCCCGCCTGTATGCGACGGCGCTGGGCATTTATCAGCTCTATCTGAACGGACAGCGCATCAGTTCGGACTTTCTGTCCCCCGGCTGGACGGATTACCGCAAACGGATTTATTACCGTACGTACGATGTGACGGAGCACCTCCGCAAAGATGGGAACGCCCTGGGGGCCGTTCTGGCCGACGGCTGGTATGCGGGCTATGTCGGCTGGGGGATGAACCGCCACCACTACGGCACGCAGCCGCGTCTGAAACTTCAGCTGGTGATTGACTACAAGGACGGCACGCGGCAGGTAATTGCCTCCGGCCCCGACTGGAAAGGAACCACAGGCCCGCTTTTCTATGCAGACCTGCTTGCCGGCGAGGGCTATGATGCGCGGCTGGAAATGCCCGGCTGGGCCGAGCCGAGCTTTGACGAGCGCAGCTGGCAGCCCGTCAGCGTCGGCGGACAGCCGGTCGAGCCCCTGCTTCAGGCCGCCGTCTCGGAACCGGTAAAGATGATTGCGGAAATAAAACCTGTTTCCGTTCAGGAACCCGCCAAGGGCATCTATGTGTTTGATATGGGGCAGAACTTTGCCGGCGTGGTGCGGCTGAAAGTCAAAGGCAAACCCGGTCAGCGCATAGAGATTCGTCACGGCGAGCGGCTCAATCCAAACGGAACCGTTTATACCATCAATCTCCGCACGGCCGCCGCAGAGGATGCCTATATCTGCAAAGGCACAGGCGAGGAAATCTGGCAGCCGATGTTTACCTTCCACGGCTTTCAGTATGTGGAAATTACGGGGCTGGACTATCAGCCGGGTCTGGATGCCGTCACGGGTCTTGCCTTCAGCAGCGATACGCCCGCTGCCGGCCGATTTGAATGCTCCGACCTGATGGTTAATCGGCTCTATTCGAATATCCTCTGGACGCAGTGGATGAATTTTATTGATATTCCGACGGATTGTCCGCAGCGGGATGAGCGGCTGGGCTGGACCGGCGATGCACAGGTGTATATCCAGACGGCCTGCTATAACAACGATGTGCAGGCGTTCTTTACCAAATGGCTGACCGATTTGGCGGATGCGCAGCGCCAGGACGGGTCATTTCCGAAGTATGCCCCGCCGATTCGAAGCGGAGGGGACGACGGCGGGCCGGCCTGGGCGGATGCAGGCGTTATCTGTCCGTGGACGATTTGGCGGATGTACGGCGACCGGCGGATTCTCGAAACACACTATGAAGCAATGAAGCGGTTCGTGGAGTTTACCAAAAACCGCTCCACAGAAGAGCTTCTGCCGCCCAAACGGTTCCATTGTTTCGGCGACTGGCTTCACATTGATGACCCGACGCCCAACGAAGTTATTTATATGGCCTATTTTGCCAATGCCAGCCGGCTTCTGTCGCAAACGGCGGAGGTTCTGAACCGGCCGGAGGATGCC carries:
- a CDS encoding NAD(P)H-dependent oxidoreductase subunit E, with translation MKPLTITICTGTTCYVMGSGYLLSIQEQIESACSRPVEIVGSSCLGLCKDGQYGRAPFVQIGSTVIAEATAEKIIETLKQQTARNSMEQI
- a CDS encoding SpoIIE family protein phosphatase, which translates into the protein MNNRFFIEVDCARQNKHGQGAPGDVFLSQRDPDEGRIVCVLADGLGSGIKANVLATLTATMALKYVRSDMDICKAAGVIMSTLPVCSERKIGYSTFTIADIRPDGHIRMMEYDNPPAVLLEGPTVLPLEKKPMEIETAHLGRRPLFYSAFQVRQEMRLVLFSDGLSQAGMGRPRTPLGWTQERAVDFLREQIRRTPDISARQLCRAAVTEALRQDQFQAQDDISCAVIYFRRPRRLLVVTGPPIDARKDPLLAARVAEFDGRKVICGGTTANLIARELGRTVQVDLSFLDPEIPPVSTLEGVDLVTEGTLTMSRTAQLLEQNQEPDTSRPNAAVRLMNILLESDQIEFVVGTKINEAHQDPNLPVELDIRRNLIRRIVWLLNEKYMKQASIEFI
- a CDS encoding [Fe-Fe] hydrogenase large subunit C-terminal domain-containing protein, coding for MNPLHPIYTETTRCQDCYKCLRQCPVKAIDIRNGHASVMPEMCVLCGSCVQTCPMSAKRVRSDLERAKLLLRLKKQVIASIAPSFAAEFPQLQPAQLAAALKALGFAAVSETALGAEEVSAAAARMMETEGGLAISSACPVVVELIHRYYPQYSPAVCRMLSPVLAHCKLLRGEYGPDIGIVFFSPCIAKKIESDRNPDLLDVALTFSELRQWLQEEGIDPAAAEPQAEDGFVPRLARDGSLYPIDGGMLAGIRSNSPVTSRHLMAFSGMSAIQRALEDLQELGGEEPLFLELLACEGGCINGPQISNPGRTVVKRTRIINTFENRRDLPEPPAGLAIEHRWRLEPVRQSCYSPEQIQEALKRVGKFGPEDELNCGGCGYDSCRQFARALLDGRAEETMCMGYMRQLAQKQADALLRAMPSGVVIVDEHLQILESNRRFSELMGPEAVRAYEARPHLTGAALHKIVPFADLFAQVLQSGAATLEKEVKVGKTIYHVTLFTIEKHRRIGGIIQDVTLPTVRKEQIINKAREVISRNLETVQKIAYLLGENAAESEVILNSIVEMFQPAADAKPRPSDEP
- a CDS encoding family 78 glycoside hydrolase catalytic domain, producing the protein MKKTVILLGASFLFVLSCSRTSQRTPTADGLSPACLRCESRIDPLGIDVLQPRLSWTLLSEQRGQVQTAYQIQAASKPHLLKDGRADLWDTGRVESSQTFGIVYAGRKLESGMDCWWRVRVWDKDGRVSDWSRPARWTMGLLEPTDWSAQWIGLDVQTEPQPAPAVIQKARWIWSDAGAAGGTEPGRCFLRKTFDLPAGWAVKSATAWITADDSFQAFLNGHILRSFGDHRTVYEITIRDYLQTGRNVLAVSASNGGQERNPAGFLAAVRIETVDGQVLEFVSDDSWKVTKENVENWQKPLTDDSGWSAAAVVGTFGDAPWQETRVQVRTLPPARYLRRPFSVESKPVEKARLYATALGIYQLYLNGQRISSDFLSPGWTDYRKRIYYRTYDVTEHLRKDGNALGAVLADGWYAGYVGWGMNRHHYGTQPRLKLQLVIDYKDGTRQVIASGPDWKGTTGPLFYADLLAGEGYDARLEMPGWAEPSFDERSWQPVSVGGQPVEPLLQAAVSEPVKMIAEIKPVSVQEPAKGIYVFDMGQNFAGVVRLKVKGKPGQRIEIRHGERLNPNGTVYTINLRTAAAEDAYICKGTGEEIWQPMFTFHGFQYVEITGLDYQPGLDAVTGLAFSSDTPAAGRFECSDLMVNRLYSNILWTQWMNFIDIPTDCPQRDERLGWTGDAQVYIQTACYNNDVQAFFTKWLTDLADAQRQDGSFPKYAPPIRSGGDDGGPAWADAGVICPWTIWRMYGDRRILETHYEAMKRFVEFTKNRSTEELLPPKRFHCFGDWLHIDDPTPNEVIYMAYFANASRLLSQTAEVLNRPEDARIYRELTEKICRAFQKAYVKPDGRIEGDSQTAYVLAIVYDLLTPRQTEKAAEHLVRRIQERNGHLSTGFVGTKDLMLALAQIGRNDIAYQLLHNETFPSWGFSIRQGATSIWERWNGWTPEEGFADPGMNSFAHYSFGAVGQWLFEQVGGIQPLEPGFGLIRIAPQPGGKLTWAKTTYDSVRGRIVSNWSVEGQRFVLDVQIPANTTAQVSLPAQKAEQVRESGRTLHQDECIRILGLQNGRLTLSVPSGRYQFTVEPYKP
- a CDS encoding (2Fe-2S) ferredoxin domain-containing protein, whose protein sequence is MMDERDIRKPVEVVFCMGSSCFSRGNGKTLSFIQNYLKENGLENQVHLRGVLCQGKCQNGPNITINGTFYQTTEPGVVIDLIRHHLAARPQ
- a CDS encoding monomeric [FeFe] hydrogenase, with the protein product MNGDNNVQRNKRRLLIETAALAFRGRLAEEIDALPVKLFPKGSTPTRCCIYKSRAITRYRLMAVLGYSTQDETDECTPLSEYVRRAEESRPRGGAILTVINEACSACLKGRHYVTNVCRGCVARPCVTNCPKQAVQIISGRARIDEERCVNCGLCLQQCPYHAIVYVPIPCEEACPVGAICKGPDGHEQIDEDKCIDCGKCLQACPFAAIAERSQMVEVIRRLREQKPIAALLAPAVAGQFPQEFSKLVSALLKMGFTRVVEVAAGAEMTARHESRELQEKIGAGQAFLTSSCCPAYVQAVRKHIPALAPFVSQTPSPMHFTARQVKQQQPDMLTVFIGPCIAKRREAADNPYIDYVLTTDELGAMLVAAGIELADCPPAEWTESPLPQARAFAVSGGVAETLRAVSPEPDAVRPMLIDGLDKKSLKLLSLLPARGTGGANFVEVMSCSGGCVAGPCNISQPKTAARKVRDFAGQQSPAARAVS